One genomic region from Populus nigra chromosome 8, ddPopNigr1.1, whole genome shotgun sequence encodes:
- the LOC133701095 gene encoding O-fucosyltransferase 36-like — translation MERDSSDEEDDREHLIEQNDRKHHQNGVLPTSSPTHRRSTTFDVESRIRHRFNLNKRYSLFAAAIIFLPLFILFLSFSTDIRNLFSTHLKVGDSLSIRMRESELRALYLLKKQQLSLFSLWNSTGNSSLLEKDLNSVSFEDLKSALLKQISLNKEIQQVLLAPHESGNVSSSSSDLDFSNAGGFVQRCEKVDQRFADRKTIEWKPKPNKFLFALCLSGQMSNHLICLEKHMFFAALLNRVLVIPSSRFDYQYNRVLDIEHVNDCLGRKVVVTFEEFVEIMKNKPHIDRFFCYFSDPTPCYVDEEHVKKLKGLGVSMGKLESPWKEDIKKPSKLTVKDVEGKFVSDDNVIAVGDVFFADVEEEWIMQPGGPIAHKCKTLIEPTRIIMLTAQRFIQTFLGSNFIALHFRRHGFLKFCNAKKPSCFYPVPQAADCIARVVERANAPVVYLSTDAAESETGLLQSLVVVNGRTVPLVTRPPRNAAEKWDALLYRHGLQEDAQVEAMLDKTICAMSSVFIGASGSTFTEDIFRLRKGWESASSCDEYLCQGELPNYIAENE, via the exons ATGGAGAGAGATTCGTCAGACGAAGAGGACGATCGCGAGCACCTAATTGAACAAAACGATAGAAAACACCACCAGAACGGCGTCCTCCCCACCTCATCCCCAACACACCGACGATCCACAACATTCGATGTCGAATCTCGGATACGACACCGTTTCAACCTCAACAAGAGGTACTCTCTGTTTGCTGCTGCTATAATATTCCTCCCTCTCTTCATCTTATTCCTTTCTTTCTCCACCGACATTCGGAATTTATTTTCAACCCATCTCAAGGTCGGGGATTCCCTCTCTATACGAATGCGCGAATCCGAATTACGCGCTCTTTATCTGTTGAAAAAGCAGCagctctctctcttctctctctggAATTCCACTGGCAATTCCTCATTGTTAGAAAAGGATCTCAATTCCGTTTCCTTTGAAGATTTGAAATCTGCATTGCTAAAacaaatttctttaaataaagaAATCCAACAGGTTTTACTAGCCCCTCATGAGTCAGGGAATGTGTCGTCATCGTCATCAGATTTAGATTTTAGCAATGCCGGTGGTTTCGTCCAGAGATGTGAAAAAGTGGATCAGAGATTCGCTGACAGAAAAACAATAGAATGGAAACCGAAAcccaataaatttttattcgcGCTTTGTTTATCTGGGCAGATGAGTAACCATTTGATTTGTTTAGAGAAACACATGTTTTTCGCTGCATTGTTGAATCGGGTCTTGGTTATCCCGAGCTCCAGGTTTGATTATCAGTATAATAGGGTTTTAGATATTGAGCATGTAAACGATTGTTTGGGGAGGAAGGTTGTTGTTACCTTCGAGGAGTTTGTGGAGATCATGAAGAATAAACCCCATATTGATAggttcttttgttatttttctgatCCTACTCCATGTTATGTTGATGAAGAACATGTCAAGAAGCTGAAGGGGTTGGGGGTTTCTATGGGGAAACTTGAGTCCCCATGGAAGGAGGATATTAAGAAGCCAAGCAAGCTTACTGTTAAGGATGTTGAGGGGAAGTTTGTGAGTGATGATAATGTTATTGCTGTGGGAGATGTGTTTTTTGCTGATGTGGAGGAAGAGTGGATTATGCAGCCAGGTGGTCCTATTGCTCATAAATGCAAGACTTTGATTGAACCAACTAGGATAATTATGCTTACTGCGCAGAGGTTTATTCAAACTTTCTTGGGGAGTAACTTCATTGCTCTCCATTTTCGGCGTCATGGATTTTTGAAGTTCTG CAATGCCAAGAAGCCAAGTTGCTTTTATCCTGTTCCCCAAGCGGCAGATTGCATTGCTCGGGTGGTTGAAAGGGCCAATGCACCTGTGGTATATCTCTCCACAGATGCGGCAGAAAGTGAAACTGGTTTGCTGCAGTCACTAGTTGTGGTGAATGGAAGGACTGTTCCACTTGTTACACGTCCTCCTCGTAATGCAGCTGAAAAATGGGATGCTTTGTTATACAGACATGGCCTCCAGGAAGATGCTCAG GTGGAAGCTATGCTGGATAAGACAATCTGTGCTATGTCCAGTGTGTTCATTGGAGCCTCTGGATCCACTTTCACTGAGGACATCTTTAGGCTGCGGAAGGGTTGGGAATCAGCATCTTCATGCGATGAGTACCTCTGCCAAGGTGAATTACCTAATTACATTGCAGAAAATGAATGA
- the LOC133701566 gene encoding protein STRUBBELIG-RECEPTOR FAMILY 6-like produces MMENWRGVELLVSLFIVCIFGCVNGATDPNDASALRVMYISLQSPGQLTQWSANGDDPCGQNWKGIICSGSRVTEIKLPSLGLSGSLGYQLTSLTAVTNLDMSYNNLAGNIPDQLPPNLQQLNLANNQFSGGIPYSISQLPSLKYLNLGHNQLQNQLGDVFRQLPSLSTLDLSFNSLTGDLPQSFSSLSSMTSMYLQNNQFTGSINVLASLPLENLNVGNNRFTGWIPSQLNSINLQKDGNNWNSGPAPPPPPGTPPTPKGPSHKSGGNDSPSGSGAGGGSKKSGIGGGGIAGIIISIFVVGGIVAFFLVKRRSRRSSLDLEMLDNQPFAPLSSTNDIQEMKSMQNSSMVNTKTFDTPASTNLRPPPIDRHKSFDEEEFSPKPVVVKKPVAAPVNVTSYSVADLQMATGSFSVDHLLGEGSFGRVYRAEFDDGKVAVKKLDSGILPSHMSDDFMEMVSSISLLHHPNVTELVGYCSEHGQHLLVYEFHKNGSLHDFLHLSDEYSKPLIWNSRVKIALGTARALEYLHEVCSPSIIHKNIKSANILLDTELNPHLSDAGLASSLHNTDQVLNYNAGSGYSAPEVAMSGHYTLKSDVYSFGAVMLELLTGRKPFDSSRPRSEQSLVRWATPQLHDIDSLSKMVDPELKGLYPVKSLSRFADVIALCVQPEPEFRPPMSEVVQALVRLVQRANMSKRTIGNEQGETPRADNPDTQDYMS; encoded by the exons ATGATGGAGAATTGGAGAGGAGTTGAGCTGCTAGTTTCACTCTTCATAGTCTGCATTTTTGGATGCGTCAATGGTGCAACAGATCCAAATGATG CCTCTGCTCTAAGGGTCATGTACATCAGTTTACAGTCACCAGGGCAGCTAACACAATGGAGCGCAAATGGTGATGATCCATGTGGGCAAAACTGGAAAGGCATTATTTGCTCAGGCTCACGAGTTACAGAAAT tAAATTACCCAGTCTTGGACTTTCTGGGTCATTGGGATACCAGCTCACCAGTTTGACAGCAGTAACAAACCT AGACATGAGTTATAATAATCTTGCAGGCAACATACCTGATCAACTTCCTCCAAACTTGCAGCAATT AAATCTTGCTAACAATCAATTTAGCGGAGGAATCCCGTATTCCATTTCTCAATTGCCTTCTCTTAAATACTT AAATCTTGGTCACAATCAGCTTCAGAATCAGTTGGGAGATGTGTTCAGACAACTTCCTTCTCTCTCCACATT GGATTTGTCATTCAACTCCCTGACAGGTGATCTACCTCAGAGTTTTAGCTCACTTTCAAGTATGACATCAAT GTATTTGCAAAACAACCAATTTACTGGCTCTATCAATGTCCTTGCAAGTCTTCCTCTTGAAAATCT GAATGTTGGAAATAATCGTTTTACAGGTTGGATCCCTAGCCAGTTAAACAGCATTAATCTACA GAAGGACGGTAACAATTGGAACTCAGGACCTGCACCCCCTCCTCCACCTGGCACACCTCCAACCCCCAAAGGCCCGAGCCATAAATCTGGTGGCAATGACAGCCCATCAGGCAGTGGTGCTGGTGGTGGCAGCAAGAAATCAGGAATAGGGGGTGGTGGCATAGCAGGAATAATCATATCCATATTTGTTGTTGGGGGGATAGTAGCATTCTTTTTGGTGAAGAGAAGATCCAGGAGGTCCTCCTTAGATCTAGAAATGCTTGATAATCAGCCATTTGCTCCTCTTTCTTCAACAAATGATATACAAG AAATGAAGTCTATGCAAAATTCTTCCATGGTAAATACAAAGACATTTGACACCCCAGCCTCAACAAATCTTAGACCTCCACCTATTGATCGTCACAAGTCATTTGACGAGGAGGAATTTTCACCAAAGCCCGTTGTTGTCAAGAAACCTGTTGCTGCTCCTGTAAACGTGACATCATACTCAGTAGCAGACCTGCAGATGGCTACTGGCAGCTTCAGTGTTGACCATCTTCTTGGTGAGGGGTCTTTTGGACGTGTTTATCGAGCTGAGTTTGATGATGGGAAG GTTGCTGTGAAGAAACTAGATTCAGGCATTCTGCCCAGCCATATGTCTGATGATTTTATGGAGATGGTTTCAAGCATTTCCTTGTTGCATCATCCAAACGTGACAGAACTAGTGGGTTATTGTTCAGAGCATGGACAGCATCTGCTGGTCTATGAGTTCCATAAAAATGGCTCACTGCATGACTTCTTGCATCTATCAGATGAATACAGCAAACCTTTGATATGGAATTCCCGTGTCAAGATAGCTCTGGGGACTGCTCGGGCATTGGA GTACCTGCATGAAGTTTGTTCGCCATCTATTATTCATAAGAATATCAAGTCGGCGAATATATTATTGGACACAGAGCTCAATCCACATCTCTCAGATGCTGGCCTGGCAAGCAGTCTCCATAATACAGACCAG GTTTTGAACTATAATGCAGGTTCTGGATACAGTGCACCTGAGGTAGCTATGTCTGGTCATTATACTCTAAAGAGTGATGTTTACAGTTTTGGTGCGGTCATGTTGGAGCTTCTAACTGGACGTAAACCATTTGACAG CTCAAGGCCTAGATCTGAGCAATCTTTGGTTCGCTGGGCAACTCCTCAGCTCCATGACATTGATTCCTTATCCAAAATGGTTGATCCAGAACTCAAAGGGCTCTACCCTGTCAAATCTCTTTCCCGGTTTGCTGATGTTATTGCTCTGTGTGTCCAG CCTGAGCCAGAGTTTCGACCTCCTATGTCAGAAGTGGTTCAAGCATTGGTTCGTTTAGTGCAGAGAGCTAACATGAGCAAGAGAACTATCGGAAACGAACAAGGAGAAACACCAAGAGCTGACAACCCAGATACACAAGACTATATGTCTTGA